In Zingiber officinale cultivar Zhangliang chromosome 3B, Zo_v1.1, whole genome shotgun sequence, a single window of DNA contains:
- the LOC122056190 gene encoding ATP-dependent RNA helicase A-like, producing MDRYQRVEKPREETPINENEIRITAQGRMRNYISYATSLLQEKGSNEIVLKAMGKAISKTVMIVELIKRRIVGLHQNAVIGSTDITDTWEPLEEGLLPLETTRHVSVISITLSRKELDTSAVGYQPPLPRDLVRPLAEYDYEGEGYPGQGRGRGARGWGRAHGNGPTEYDDGNWDDRGRGYGRGGWGRAHRNVPTEYDDGSWDDRGRGYGRGGYGRGRVQGYRGRGRGGYGGQPDYQQESNSYAYNDEVPMPNRGRGRDRGRGRGRGPTRGRGRNTRPNGIAHAGTVVA from the exons ATGGATCGGTACCAGAGAGTAGAAAAACCGAGGGAAGAGACCCCGATTAATGAGAATGAGATCCGTATCACGGCTCAAGGGAGGATGCGGAACTATATCTCGTACGCCACCAGCTTGCTTCAG GAAAAAGGTTCAAATGAGATTGTCTTGAAGGCAATGGGCAAAGCTATTAGCAAGACTGTTATGATTGTAGAACTGATTAAG AGACGTATAGTCGGTCTTCATCAAAATGCTGTAATTGGATCTACTGACATAACTGACACATGGGAACCATTAGAGGAAGGCCTACTTCC GCTTGAAACTACTCGGCATGTCTCAGTAATCAGCATAACTTTGTCTAGGAAGGAACTGGACACATCAGCTGTTGG GTATCAACCTCCTTTGCCTAGAGATCTGGTGAGACCCTTGGCTGAATACGACTACGAAGGAG AAGGCTATCCTGGTCAAGGAAGAGGTCGCGGTGCCCGTGGCTGGGGAAGGGCTCACG GAAATGGCCCAACTGAATATGACGATGGAAACTGGGACGATAGAGGTCGTGGATACGGCAGAGGTGGCTGGGGAAGGGCTCACA GAAATGTCCCAACTGAATATGATGATGGAAGCTGGGATGATAGAGGTCGCGGATATGGCAGAGGTGGCTATGGTCGTGGCAGAGTCCAAGGTTACCGTGGGCGAGGCAGGGGTGGATATGGTGGCCAGCCTGATTATCAGCAGGAAAGCAACAGCTATGCCTACAACGACGAGGTTCCCATGCCCAATCGGGGAAGAG GTCGTGATCGTGGCCGTGGCCGTGGCCGTGGTCCGACTCGAGGAAGGGGTCGCAACACTAGACCAAATGGAATCGCCCATGCTGGCACTGTTGTTGCTTAA